Proteins from a genomic interval of uncultured Methanocorpusculum sp.:
- a CDS encoding methyltransferase domain-containing protein, giving the protein MKYIKSTTYDPKIVTEKIMGPNPLKLTEELLQGHKIRPGATVMDLGSGQGLTSVFLAKEYGFRVFATDLWSNPSEKMRFFEQMGLTSEQIIPIHADATDLPFAEEFFDAVVCIDAYNFFGRDKAYLGEHLLPFVKHGGYLYFAIPGMKKDCHDNLPPELLLSWTPELLDYIHDAAYWEDVIRATDGIEILSIHEMESNEEVWNDWLASDNPYAVGDRKTMEAGGGKYMNFIAVILRRK; this is encoded by the coding sequence ATGAAATATATCAAAAGCACTACCTACGATCCAAAGATCGTTACTGAAAAGATCATGGGGCCAAACCCCCTCAAATTAACCGAAGAACTTCTGCAGGGCCACAAAATCCGGCCCGGAGCCACCGTCATGGATCTTGGCAGCGGTCAGGGGCTCACTTCCGTCTTCCTTGCAAAAGAGTACGGATTTCGCGTATTCGCCACCGACCTCTGGAGCAATCCATCGGAGAAAATGCGGTTCTTCGAACAGATGGGCTTAACAAGCGAGCAGATCATCCCGATCCATGCGGACGCGACCGACCTTCCCTTCGCAGAAGAGTTCTTCGATGCCGTTGTCTGCATAGATGCATACAACTTCTTCGGCAGAGACAAAGCATACCTCGGCGAGCATCTCCTTCCGTTCGTCAAACACGGCGGGTACCTCTACTTCGCCATTCCGGGGATGAAAAAAGACTGTCACGACAATCTGCCGCCCGAACTCCTGCTCTCATGGACTCCCGAACTGCTCGACTATATTCACGACGCCGCATACTGGGAAGACGTCATTCGTGCCACGGACGGCATCGAGATCCTTTCGATCCATGAGATGGAAAGCAATGAAGAGGTCTGGAACGACTGGCTCGCCTCAGACAACCCGTATGCAGTCGGTGACCGGAAAACCATGGAAGCCGGTGGCGGGAAGTACATGAACTTCATCGCAGTCATTCTTCGAAGAAAGTAA